The following proteins come from a genomic window of Zonotrichia albicollis isolate bZonAlb1 chromosome 12, bZonAlb1.hap1, whole genome shotgun sequence:
- the PDHB gene encoding pyruvate dehydrogenase E1 component subunit beta, mitochondrial codes for MAAAAAALRHLALGARLVPHGSGPRAPLQRLQQRRGLRLSAPAAIQVTVRDALNQALDEELERDERVFLLGEEVAQYDGAYKISRGLWKKYGDKRVIDTPISEMGFAGIAVGAAMAGLRPVCEFMTFNFSMQAIDQVINSAAKTCYMSAGSIAVPIVFRGPNGASAGVAAQHSQCFAAWYGHCPGLKVVSPWSSEDAKGLLKASIRDDNPVVMLESELLYGVPFEMSEQAQSKEFVVPIGKAKIEKQGTHVTLVAHSRPVGHCLEAAAVLSKEGVECEVINLRTIRPMDIETVEASVVKTNHLVTVEGGWPQFGVGAEICARIMEGPAFNYLDAPAVRVTGADVPMPYAKILEDNSIPQVKDIVFAVKKTLNI; via the exons atggcggcggctgcggcggcCCTGCGGCACCTGGCGCTGGGCGCCCGCCTCGTCCCGCACGGCAGCGGCCCCCGGGCCCCGCTGCAGCggctgcagcagcgcagggGCCTCCGCCTGTCCGCGCCCGCCGCCATACAG GTGACGGTGCGGGACGCGCTGAACCAGGCGCTGGATGAGGAGCTGGAGCGGGACGAGCGCGTCTTCCTGCTGGGCGAGGAGGTGGCACAGTACGATGGCGCCTACAAG ATCTCCAGGGGTCTCTGGAAGAAGTACGGGGACAAAAGGGTGATCGACACCCCGATATCTGAG atGGGCTTTGCAGGAATCGCTGTCGGTGCTGCTATG GCAGGGTTGAGACCGGTGTGCGAATTCATGACGTTCAACTTCTCGATGCAAGCGATCGATCAGGTGATCAACTCTGCTGCCAAGACCTGTTACATGTCTGCCGGCTCCATCGCCGTGCCCATCGTGTTCCGCGGCCCCAACGGCGCCTCGGCGGGCGTGGCCGCGCAGCACTCGCAGTGCTTCGCCGCCTGGTACGGCCACTGCCCCGGCCTCAAAGTCGTCAGCCCCTGGAGCTCCGAGGATGCCAAAGGGCTGCTGAAAGCATCCATCCGGGATGACAATCCAG TTGTGATGCTGGAAAGTGAATTACTCTATGGTGTTCCCTTTGAAATGTCTGAACAGGCACAGTCAAAGGAGTTTGTTGTTCCCATTGGGAAAGCTAAAATAGAAAAGCAAG GAACTCATGTTACATTAGTGGCACACTCAAGACCTGTTGGCCATTGTTTGGAAGCAGCTGCTGTACTTTCTAAAGAAGGTGTAGAGTGTGAG GTGATAAACCTGCGAACCATTCGGCCGATGGACATAGAGACGGTGGAAGCCAGCGTGGTCAAGACAAACCATCTGGTCACTGTAGAAGGAGGTTGGCCCCAGTTTGGAGTTGGAGCTGAAATCTGTGCCAGGATCATGGAAG GGCCTGCCTTTAACTACCTGGATGCTCCAGCTGTGCGTGTCACCGGTGCTGATGTCCCCATGCCTTATGCAAAAATCTTAGAGGATAACAGCATACCTCAAGTGAAGGATATAGTATTTGCAGTGAAAAAAACTTTGAACATATAA